One segment of Tamlana crocina DNA contains the following:
- a CDS encoding LamG-like jellyroll fold domain-containing protein — MRILRDHLRYIVFAFIAICFSAKQVSAQYCEPSNIGGYNNFYISNVSLGSINNSSSGSTGGYTYYSEIAAADIAVGETIEGTVTVTLDGWNKNKHTLIVWMNFNNSDDDFEDSGEQFTFTFQDKSKPSGLKTIEVPISIAVPSTAKSGSSVMRIAFREKQSSNFTSCDFNYKAGEVEDYNINFTSDAAEEEVVEDPEYPEPNNIGDWNHYYISKVSIGDMNKKTSGKTGQYKDYSLSKETEIEAGETLEGVVQVTLDDWNTATNAVVVWLNFNEESDDDFEDKGERFIFQFNASSDDVDDDDDDDDDDDDGDEDDKKKKKKIDVPISIPIPENVVAGNSIIRIGVREGTGTNFSSSNFNYKAGEVEDYKLVYKTSSSAQSGGGSSSGGSASTLDSDGDGIVDTIDVDDDNDGILDAVECGIAYCAESIINESFEEIVIGSSTYRITHEDNIPGWKTTAPDNQIELWSDGFYGVPAVDGNQFAELNANQTAALYQELCVSGGAKVQWSVKHRGRSGTDVAVVKIGADLASATTVETMSDGTSAWGSYSGVYDVPEGQDTTFFIFEAISTASGSNSVGNFIDDVEIIILEEASCADADGEGSENKVDIDSDNDGIPDNVEAQLTRGYIPPSGTVNTSGDYPGLWDNYGTGLTPVDTDGDGTPDYLDSDSDNDGTPDIQENGMANTSTAADADNDGLNNAFETNGVNDAVWDVNEDIEDPTDLSILPDGDGDLLLGGDLDYRDVFEVNPPSLALIDFDGVDDYLSRDAFINGLGNLTLMAWIKSDTGNSTDMVVAGEDTGSKLWLKNGKKPNFTIKVAGASEETVGCSCSINLGKWHHLAASYNGTTGEVVLYVDGEVVDSANIGVGKIIENTGNSNGNFEVGRLSSNVADKKYFKGDIDEVRVFNVALTQSQLQKMIYQEIENNSGYVKGTIVPKNIDDDSSGNTVSWSNLIAYYPMTDILSGITLDYSDFGNTLLLNNITTVQEQTAPMPYVTKQEGNLLDASTWEHGEVWNTYFQTSGGVNNDDDDDDDDDDDDDDDDDDGDGSNNGAVSSQSTIIQIKHDISINENLENLALIIDSGKTVTVGTDGEDYLVKNTWCLELNGTLDLMGDSQLVQSVNSDLVTSAQGKILRRQEGVSSPYWYNYWGSPVGQKGATPLTDNNAATNNANNTTFKLNLLKDESGFNVPFTSSYSGNGSISTTWLYTFINGLTYWDWAHISPNKAINPGVGYTQKGTGAAGTEQQYIFEGKPNNGTILIDVTDKGGPGSVPNKTKTEYLLANPYASAIDIHKFIDDNAGVIDGTLQLWQQWAGNSHNLNEYHGGYAQVNKLGACRAYQFVGFYGAHNGSQDGTVVPTRYLPVGQGFMAEIIADGQVEFNNSQRVFIKESDANGSYEQGSTFSKSTKASKSSKEKVAKSAMQKIRLEFNSVVGPKTRRELLLGFSNYTKDDFDYGYDAKCTESNNNDLNLALEGKGMIMQAYSPITDEKVIPLNFKSSGKNTFEIKISEKINIPENQAIYIKDNLTGEYFDLSQDGTYQFSSEPGVFNSRFEIVFQDEQQSLSTEVAMTPESFIYYQNSSKTFYAKKLNSKVKHFALVNMRGQNVLEMSNVSTAQLDQGIRFNNMATGAYVVCLRTENNEVLTKKIVIN; from the coding sequence ATGAGGATTCTTCGTGACCACTTACGCTATATTGTATTTGCGTTTATTGCTATTTGTTTTTCAGCAAAACAAGTGTCTGCTCAGTATTGTGAGCCTTCTAATATTGGTGGTTATAACAATTTCTATATTTCGAATGTTAGCCTAGGAAGTATTAATAATTCCAGTTCGGGTTCAACAGGGGGGTATACGTATTATTCTGAAATCGCGGCTGCCGATATTGCCGTAGGTGAAACGATTGAAGGCACGGTAACCGTAACGCTAGATGGTTGGAATAAAAATAAGCATACTTTGATTGTTTGGATGAATTTCAATAATTCTGACGATGATTTTGAAGATAGTGGTGAGCAATTCACATTTACTTTTCAAGATAAATCAAAACCTAGTGGCTTAAAAACTATTGAAGTTCCTATTTCAATAGCGGTGCCCAGTACAGCAAAATCTGGTAGCTCGGTGATGCGAATTGCTTTTAGGGAGAAGCAAAGTAGTAATTTTACATCTTGTGATTTTAATTATAAGGCTGGAGAGGTTGAAGATTATAATATTAATTTCACTTCTGATGCAGCAGAAGAAGAGGTTGTTGAAGACCCCGAGTACCCAGAGCCAAACAATATAGGCGATTGGAACCATTACTATATTTCTAAGGTGTCTATTGGCGACATGAATAAAAAAACCTCCGGAAAAACGGGGCAGTATAAAGATTACTCTCTATCAAAAGAGACAGAGATTGAAGCAGGTGAAACTTTAGAAGGGGTTGTTCAAGTAACTTTAGACGATTGGAATACTGCAACCAATGCAGTGGTGGTATGGTTAAATTTCAACGAAGAAAGCGATGATGATTTTGAGGATAAAGGCGAGCGATTTATTTTTCAATTTAACGCTTCCAGCGACGACGTTGATGACGATGACGATGATGATGATGACGATGACGATGGTGACGAAGACGACAAGAAAAAGAAAAAGAAAATAGACGTTCCAATAAGTATTCCAATTCCAGAAAATGTAGTGGCTGGAAATTCCATAATTCGAATTGGAGTTAGAGAAGGTACGGGTACTAATTTTTCTTCAAGCAATTTTAACTACAAGGCAGGAGAGGTTGAAGATTACAAGTTGGTTTATAAAACAAGTTCAAGTGCTCAGTCTGGGGGTGGTTCATCTTCAGGAGGTTCTGCATCAACCTTAGATTCCGATGGTGATGGTATTGTTGATACCATTGATGTAGATGACGATAACGATGGCATTTTAGATGCTGTAGAATGTGGTATTGCCTACTGCGCCGAGAGTATCATTAATGAAAGTTTTGAAGAAATAGTAATTGGAAGTTCTACCTATCGTATTACGCATGAAGATAATATTCCGGGTTGGAAAACTACAGCGCCCGATAATCAAATAGAACTTTGGAGCGATGGGTTTTATGGCGTTCCAGCGGTTGATGGCAACCAGTTTGCAGAACTCAATGCCAACCAAACCGCAGCGCTTTATCAAGAGTTGTGTGTTTCTGGAGGGGCAAAGGTACAGTGGTCTGTTAAACACAGAGGAAGAAGCGGTACCGATGTGGCGGTCGTAAAAATTGGTGCAGATTTGGCATCGGCAACCACTGTAGAAACCATGTCTGACGGAACCAGTGCTTGGGGAAGCTATTCGGGCGTTTACGATGTTCCCGAGGGGCAAGATACCACCTTCTTCATATTCGAGGCGATTAGCACCGCTTCGGGTTCAAATTCAGTTGGAAATTTTATTGATGATGTAGAAATCATCATTTTAGAAGAGGCTTCCTGCGCCGATGCCGACGGCGAGGGGTCTGAAAATAAAGTAGATATTGATAGTGATAACGATGGTATTCCAGATAATGTTGAGGCCCAGTTAACTCGAGGCTACATACCGCCAAGCGGAACAGTAAATACCTCGGGAGATTATCCTGGTTTATGGGACAATTATGGCACAGGTTTAACTCCTGTTGATACCGATGGTGATGGCACTCCGGATTATTTAGACAGCGATTCCGATAACGACGGTACCCCAGATATTCAAGAAAATGGTATGGCCAATACATCAACCGCGGCCGATGCAGATAATGATGGGTTAAACAATGCTTTTGAAACCAACGGGGTAAACGATGCCGTTTGGGATGTGAATGAAGATATTGAAGATCCGACAGATTTATCCATTTTACCAGATGGCGATGGCGATTTATTGCTCGGTGGAGATTTGGATTACAGAGATGTGTTCGAGGTTAACCCACCATCATTAGCGCTCATCGATTTTGACGGTGTAGACGATTACTTGTCGAGAGACGCCTTTATTAATGGTTTGGGTAACCTTACCCTAATGGCTTGGATAAAATCAGATACAGGAAATTCAACCGATATGGTTGTGGCCGGTGAAGATACAGGCAGTAAATTATGGCTTAAAAATGGCAAGAAACCCAATTTCACCATAAAAGTAGCTGGTGCTTCAGAAGAAACCGTTGGTTGCTCCTGCAGTATCAATCTCGGCAAATGGCATCATTTAGCGGCTAGTTATAACGGTACCACAGGAGAGGTAGTGCTTTATGTAGACGGTGAAGTAGTCGATTCGGCTAATATTGGGGTTGGAAAAATCATTGAGAATACCGGAAATTCCAACGGTAATTTTGAGGTAGGCAGATTGTCAAGCAATGTGGCCGACAAAAAATACTTTAAAGGCGATATTGATGAAGTAAGGGTTTTTAATGTGGCTTTAACCCAAAGTCAATTACAAAAAATGATTTACCAAGAAATTGAAAACAATTCAGGATATGTTAAAGGAACTATTGTACCCAAAAATATTGATGACGATTCCTCTGGAAATACCGTCTCTTGGAGCAATTTGATAGCCTATTACCCTATGACGGATATTCTTTCAGGAATAACCTTAGATTATTCAGATTTCGGAAACACCTTGCTTTTAAATAATATTACAACTGTACAAGAGCAAACAGCTCCCATGCCGTATGTAACTAAACAAGAAGGGAATTTATTGGATGCTAGTACCTGGGAGCATGGCGAGGTTTGGAACACCTATTTTCAAACTAGTGGAGGTGTGAATAACGACGATGATGATGATGATGATGATGATGATGATGATGATGATGATGATGATGATGGCGATGGTAGCAATAATGGCGCTGTGTCGTCACAGTCTACTATCATTCAAATTAAGCACGATATTTCAATAAACGAAAATTTAGAAAACTTAGCGCTAATAATAGATTCGGGTAAAACGGTTACTGTTGGAACTGATGGAGAAGACTATTTGGTGAAGAATACCTGGTGCTTAGAGTTAAACGGTACTTTAGATTTAATGGGCGATTCGCAGCTTGTGCAATCGGTAAATAGCGATTTGGTAACTTCTGCCCAAGGGAAAATACTTCGAAGACAAGAAGGTGTGTCAAGCCCTTATTGGTACAACTATTGGGGGTCGCCAGTAGGCCAAAAGGGAGCAACTCCGCTCACTGATAATAATGCAGCAACCAATAACGCTAATAACACAACGTTTAAACTTAACTTATTAAAGGATGAGTCTGGGTTTAATGTGCCGTTTACTTCAAGCTACTCTGGCAATGGGAGTATTAGCACTACCTGGTTGTACACATTTATAAACGGACTTACATATTGGGATTGGGCACATATTTCGCCCAACAAAGCCATTAATCCGGGGGTAGGCTATACCCAAAAAGGAACAGGGGCTGCGGGTACCGAGCAGCAGTATATTTTTGAAGGTAAGCCCAATAACGGCACCATTCTAATCGATGTAACCGATAAAGGTGGTCCAGGTTCCGTGCCTAACAAGACTAAAACCGAGTATTTATTGGCCAACCCTTATGCCTCGGCTATCGATATTCATAAATTTATCGACGACAATGCTGGGGTTATAGACGGAACGCTTCAGCTATGGCAACAGTGGGCGGGTAATTCGCATAACTTAAACGAGTACCACGGGGGCTATGCCCAAGTGAATAAACTGGGAGCGTGCCGTGCATATCAATTCGTTGGATTTTATGGTGCCCACAATGGTTCTCAAGATGGAACGGTAGTACCTACACGCTACCTGCCCGTGGGGCAAGGTTTTATGGCTGAGATTATTGCCGATGGGCAAGTAGAATTCAACAACAGTCAGCGTGTATTTATAAAAGAATCTGACGCCAACGGCAGTTACGAACAGGGTTCTACGTTCTCAAAATCAACCAAAGCCAGTAAATCCTCAAAAGAGAAAGTGGCTAAAAGCGCCATGCAAAAAATACGCTTGGAATTCAATTCAGTAGTTGGTCCTAAAACTAGAAGGGAGCTTTTGCTTGGGTTTAGCAATTACACCAAAGACGATTTTGATTATGGTTACGACGCCAAGTGTACAGAATCAAACAACAACGACCTTAATTTAGCTCTTGAAGGAAAAGGTATGATCATGCAGGCTTATAGTCCAATTACGGACGAAAAAGTCATTCCGCTTAATTTTAAATCGTCTGGTAAAAACACCTTTGAAATCAAAATTTCTGAAAAAATAAATATCCCAGAAAATCAAGCTATTTACATAAAAGATAATTTAACCGGTGAATATTTCGACCTTTCGCAAGATGGAACTTATCAGTTTAGCTCAGAACCAGGAGTTTTTAATAGTCGATTTGAAATTGTTTTCCAAGATGAACAACAATCCTTAAGTACAGAAGTGGCTATGACGCCAGAGAGTTTTATTTATTATCAAAACAGCAGTAAAACCTTTTATGCTAAAAAATTGAACAGTAAGGTTAAGCATTTTGCTCTGGTAAATATGCGCGGGCAAAATGTGTTGGAAATGAGTAATGTAAGCACGGCGCAGCTAGATCAAGGTATTCGTTTTAACAATATGGCCACTGGAGCTTATGTCGTGTGTTTAAGAACGGAGAACAATGAAGTGCTTACTAAAAAGATTGTAATCAATTAA
- the radA gene encoding DNA repair protein RadA codes for MAKVKTTFFCQNCGTQYSKWQGQCNACKEWNTIVEELVEKPSQSDWKSPTSSVKRKAVPLKINEIDVSSEPRLNTFDAEFNRVLGGGIVPGSLTLLGGEPGIGKSTLLLQVSLKLPYKTLYVSGEESQKQIKMRAERINPDNNNCYILTETKTQNIFKQIEALEPEIVIVDSIQTLHSDYIESSSGSISQIKECTTELIKFAKETATPVLLIGHITKDGHIAGPKILEHMVDTVLQFEGDRNHVFRILRAHKNRFGSTNELGIYEMQGSGLREVSNPSEILISKKEEELSGNAIAATLEGMRPLMIEVQALVSTAVYGTPQRSATGFNAKRLNMLLAVLEKRAGFRLGAKDVFLNITGGITVDDPAIDLAVVASILSSNEDVSLPSDFCFAAEVGLSGEIRPVQRVEQRILEAQKLGFSTIFVSKYNKISLKNTNIKIQLISKIEDLVDFIV; via the coding sequence ATGGCCAAGGTAAAAACGACTTTCTTTTGTCAAAACTGCGGTACGCAATATTCTAAATGGCAGGGGCAATGCAATGCCTGTAAAGAGTGGAATACCATTGTGGAAGAACTGGTTGAAAAACCGAGTCAATCGGATTGGAAGTCGCCAACATCAAGCGTAAAACGAAAAGCCGTTCCGTTAAAAATTAATGAAATTGATGTGTCGAGCGAACCCAGGCTAAATACGTTCGATGCCGAATTTAACCGTGTGCTTGGTGGTGGTATTGTGCCCGGTTCCTTAACGCTTTTGGGCGGTGAACCCGGAATTGGTAAAAGTACACTGCTGCTTCAGGTGTCGTTAAAACTACCTTATAAAACCCTTTATGTTTCGGGCGAGGAAAGCCAAAAGCAAATTAAAATGCGTGCCGAACGCATCAACCCAGATAACAACAATTGTTACATTTTAACCGAAACGAAAACACAAAACATATTCAAGCAAATTGAAGCTTTAGAGCCCGAAATTGTTATTGTTGATTCCATTCAAACACTTCATAGCGATTATATCGAATCGTCTTCAGGAAGCATCTCTCAAATTAAGGAATGCACCACCGAGTTGATAAAATTTGCCAAAGAAACCGCTACGCCTGTGTTGTTAATTGGGCATATTACCAAAGATGGCCATATTGCCGGACCTAAAATTTTAGAGCACATGGTCGATACCGTTTTGCAATTCGAAGGGGACCGTAATCATGTGTTCCGAATTTTAAGAGCCCATAAAAACCGATTTGGATCTACCAACGAATTGGGCATTTACGAAATGCAGGGTTCGGGCTTGCGTGAGGTAAGTAATCCTTCAGAAATATTGATTTCAAAAAAAGAAGAAGAACTTTCGGGTAATGCCATTGCTGCGACTTTAGAAGGCATGCGTCCACTCATGATTGAGGTGCAGGCTTTGGTTAGTACTGCCGTTTACGGAACGCCACAGCGTAGTGCTACGGGATTTAACGCCAAACGATTGAATATGCTTTTGGCCGTTTTGGAAAAGCGTGCCGGGTTCCGATTGGGGGCCAAGGACGTATTTTTAAACATTACCGGAGGAATTACGGTTGATGATCCCGCTATCGATTTGGCGGTGGTGGCCTCTATACTTTCCTCAAATGAGGATGTATCTCTTCCAAGCGACTTTTGTTTTGCGGCCGAAGTAGGGCTATCGGGAGAAATTCGTCCTGTTCAACGTGTAGAACAGCGCATTTTAGAAGCCCAAAAACTGGGGTTCTCAACCATTTTCGTGTCCAAATACAATAAAATTTCTCTTAAAAATACCAACATAAAAATCCAATTAATTTCAAAAATTGAAGACTTGGTAGACTTTATTGTTTAA
- a CDS encoding alpha/beta hydrolase-fold protein, translating to MKKSVIFILLLCASFSINAQVKYETFQSSKLGEERQIKIQLPRGYNSNDDKAYPIFVVLDGDYMFEAVAGNVDYFSYWEDMPEAIVVGVNQYGKRFDDTLYSEQNSLPIETGAFFFFEFIGMELMPYLEKNFRVGNFKIAVGHGETANFINYYLLKPNALFQAYVVVSPQLAPNMLDYIPDVLGKTPTKTFYYLANTKNNSESILQMTQALDSDISALENENLVYRFDSFENPSHYSVPTHAIPSAIEGIFKVFQPISKKEYKEVILELEDSPVLYLQNKYQTIKELFGIEKPILINDFKAVAAAIEKNERFEYYEELGKMARKAYPETLLGGYYLGRFYEEGGEPKKAMRTYQSAYTLEEIGGITKDEVLERADLIKQDFGF from the coding sequence ATGAAAAAATCGGTCATTTTTATATTGTTGCTGTGCGCTTCTTTTAGCATCAATGCCCAAGTGAAATACGAAACGTTTCAGTCTTCAAAATTAGGAGAAGAACGCCAAATAAAAATACAATTGCCGCGTGGCTATAATTCCAACGATGATAAAGCCTATCCCATATTTGTAGTGCTGGATGGCGATTATATGTTTGAAGCCGTGGCTGGAAACGTTGATTATTTTTCGTATTGGGAAGACATGCCCGAAGCCATTGTGGTTGGTGTAAATCAATACGGCAAGCGCTTCGACGATACTTTGTATTCCGAACAAAATTCGTTGCCCATTGAAACCGGTGCTTTTTTTTTTTTTGAATTTATTGGCATGGAATTGATGCCGTATCTGGAAAAGAATTTTAGGGTGGGCAATTTTAAAATCGCTGTAGGGCATGGGGAAACGGCCAATTTCATCAATTATTATTTGTTGAAGCCCAATGCGCTGTTTCAGGCTTATGTGGTGGTGAGTCCGCAATTGGCACCCAATATGCTGGATTATATCCCCGATGTGTTGGGCAAAACGCCAACAAAAACTTTTTATTATTTGGCGAATACCAAAAATAATTCCGAATCCATTCTACAAATGACGCAGGCTTTGGATTCCGATATTTCAGCTTTGGAAAATGAAAATTTGGTGTACCGTTTCGACAGTTTTGAAAATCCATCGCACTATTCGGTGCCAACGCATGCTATACCTAGCGCCATTGAAGGCATCTTTAAAGTGTTTCAACCCATTTCCAAAAAGGAATACAAAGAAGTGATTTTAGAGTTGGAAGATTCCCCCGTGCTTTATCTTCAGAACAAATACCAAACGATTAAAGAATTGTTCGGAATTGAAAAGCCTATTTTAATCAACGATTTTAAGGCTGTCGCTGCGGCTATTGAAAAAAACGAGCGTTTCGAGTATTATGAAGAATTGGGTAAAATGGCCAGAAAAGCGTACCCAGAAACCTTGTTGGGCGGTTATTATTTAGGTCGTTTTTACGAAGAAGGTGGCGAGCCCAAAAAGGCGATGCGCACCTATCAATCGGCTTACACTTTAGAAGAAATAGGCGGAATTACCAAAGATGAGGTGTTGGAGCGCGCCGATTTAATAAAACAAGATTTCGGCTTTTAA
- a CDS encoding lysylphosphatidylglycerol synthase transmembrane domain-containing protein codes for MGVFLVWYSLSKVSLSELLVYAKNADYTYIILGMFLGFLSHLSRAYRWRFQLEPMGYNIKFGNSVMAVFATYLINYTIPRAGEVARASIITNYEGVPFEKGFGTIVAERIADMLVMLAIMAITLFLQFDFIYSFLVERFNPVKIAVAMGVGVLLMLFFFKLLKKSKSKLAEKIKNFVNGLIEGALSIFKMKKKWPFIFHTLFIWGMYVLMFYVTSFAMEELHGISFGAILIGFISASFSIAATNGGIGSYPLAIYAAFSLFSIPEQPSIAFGWIMWASQTLMIIIFGGLSLLYLPIFNRKKQVDS; via the coding sequence CTGGGAGTTTTTTTGGTCTGGTATTCACTGTCAAAAGTATCGTTAAGCGAGCTTTTAGTGTATGCCAAAAATGCCGATTACACTTATATTATTTTGGGCATGTTTTTGGGGTTTTTAAGCCATTTGTCTAGGGCTTACCGCTGGCGTTTTCAGTTAGAGCCTATGGGCTATAACATTAAGTTTGGTAATAGTGTTATGGCTGTTTTTGCTACTTATTTAATAAATTATACGATTCCCCGAGCGGGTGAAGTGGCTCGGGCATCCATCATTACAAATTATGAAGGCGTACCGTTCGAAAAAGGTTTCGGAACCATTGTGGCCGAGCGTATTGCCGATATGCTGGTGATGCTGGCCATTATGGCCATAACCTTGTTTTTACAGTTCGATTTTATTTATAGCTTTTTGGTAGAGCGATTCAATCCGGTAAAAATAGCCGTAGCCATGGGCGTTGGGGTTTTGCTCATGCTGTTCTTTTTTAAACTTCTGAAAAAAAGCAAGTCGAAACTGGCCGAAAAAATCAAAAACTTTGTAAACGGGTTGATTGAGGGGGCTTTGAGTATTTTCAAAATGAAAAAGAAATGGCCTTTTATTTTCCATACGTTATTTATTTGGGGCATGTATGTGCTCATGTTTTATGTTACTTCTTTTGCTATGGAAGAGTTGCACGGCATCAGTTTTGGGGCTATTTTAATCGGTTTTATTTCAGCCAGTTTTAGTATAGCTGCGACCAATGGTGGAATTGGCTCGTACCCCTTGGCCATTTATGCGGCGTTTTCGCTGTTTTCAATTCCTGAGCAACCCAGCATTGCTTTCGGTTGGATTATGTGGGCCTCACAAACCCTGATGATTATTATTTTCGGGGGGCTGTCACTGCTGTATTTGCCCATTTTTAACCGAAAAAAGCAAGTTGATAGCTAG
- the panD gene encoding aspartate 1-decarboxylase, with the protein MQIHVVKSKIHRVKCTGAELNYIGSITIDEDLMDAANIIQGEKVQIVNNDNGERLETYCIPGPRNSGEITLNGAACRKVSVGDTLILITYAVMDIEEAKTFKPSLVFPDEATNLLK; encoded by the coding sequence ATGCAAATTCACGTAGTAAAATCTAAGATTCACAGAGTTAAGTGTACTGGCGCCGAGCTCAATTACATAGGAAGTATAACCATTGACGAAGACTTGATGGATGCCGCCAATATTATACAGGGCGAAAAAGTTCAGATTGTAAATAACGATAACGGCGAACGCTTGGAAACGTATTGTATTCCCGGCCCAAGAAATAGTGGTGAGATTACCTTAAATGGTGCTGCTTGCCGAAAGGTTTCGGTGGGCGATACCCTAATTTTAATCACTTATGCCGTAATGGATATCGAGGAGGCTAAAACATTTAAGCCTTCGCTGGTGTTTCCAGATGAAGCCACTAATTTATTAAAGTAA
- a CDS encoding glycogen/starch synthase, translated as MKDKRILYVSSEVVPYLPETEISSMSFEAPRMVNQQGGQIRIFMPRYGNINERRHQLHEVIRLSGINLVVNDLDMPLIIKVASIPKERIQVYFIDNDEYFKRKATLTDEEGNLFPDNDERAIFFAKGVIETVKKLNWSPDIIHVHGWLASLLPLYLKEYYKDEPLFNESKIVTSVYNQSFDNTLNKDMANKIKFDNIDEGAIKTLEEPSYNNLMKVAVDYSDALIVGSENIPDDLEEYIKASEKPILEYKSKDEFGDAYTSFFNEAVLS; from the coding sequence ATGAAAGATAAGAGGATATTATATGTATCATCTGAAGTTGTACCCTATTTACCAGAAACCGAAATTTCATCCATGTCATTTGAAGCCCCTCGTATGGTTAACCAACAGGGTGGACAAATAAGAATTTTTATGCCACGTTACGGCAACATCAACGAGCGCAGACACCAATTGCATGAGGTGATTAGGTTATCAGGAATCAATTTAGTGGTAAACGATTTGGATATGCCACTTATTATCAAGGTAGCTTCGATCCCGAAAGAACGCATTCAGGTATATTTTATTGATAACGACGAATATTTCAAGCGTAAGGCCACTTTGACCGACGAAGAAGGCAATTTGTTCCCCGATAACGACGAGCGTGCTATTTTCTTCGCAAAAGGCGTTATTGAAACGGTTAAAAAATTAAACTGGTCGCCCGATATTATTCACGTTCACGGCTGGTTGGCTTCGTTGCTTCCGCTGTACCTTAAAGAATATTATAAAGATGAACCTTTGTTCAACGAAAGCAAAATTGTTACTTCGGTGTACAATCAAAGCTTTGACAATACGTTGAATAAAGATATGGCCAACAAAATTAAGTTCGATAATATTGATGAAGGCGCCATTAAAACTTTGGAAGAACCATCATACAACAATTTAATGAAAGTTGCCGTTGATTATTCGGATGCGTTGATTGTTGGGTCTGAAAATATCCCAGACGACTTGGAAGAATACATCAAAGCTTCCGAAAAACCTATTCTAGAATACAAAAGCAAAGATGAATTTGGCGATGCCTACACCAGCTTTTTCAACGAAGCCGTTTTAAGCTAG
- a CDS encoding DUF4270 family protein — translation MKKSVKALKFSFFIIFAVTSFIACDKDFSTLESDVLGEGNSNFNTKVDSLPIAAYNKKLEGLRINRLASNLLGFFYDPAYGTTTASIVAQVTPSSYSPNFGETPVIDSVAINIPYYSTVVDADTDGNSIYRLDSVFGNTEAKIKLSIYQNNYFLLEYDPSGGSTSTQNYYSNASSSTENSILTPQGNTINFDEHVVDTIYQTNNFLPSAKPNFIGTATDTTRSAPAFHVKLESDEAKLFWKNTILDKEGDVVLDNPGDFKNYFRGLYLKAEAINNDGQMVLLNLANANITIHYTYGAADSRLQSTYTLNFSGNILNTFINNFDQPLEDGNATEGDPHFTLKVLKALWLLLICSVEWLNAKMKMAPLP, via the coding sequence ATGAAAAAATCTGTTAAAGCCCTTAAATTTTCCTTTTTCATCATTTTTGCCGTGACCTCTTTTATTGCTTGCGATAAAGATTTTAGCACTTTAGAGAGTGATGTGTTGGGTGAAGGAAATTCAAATTTCAATACAAAAGTGGATTCCCTGCCCATTGCAGCTTATAATAAAAAACTGGAAGGGCTACGCATTAACAGACTGGCATCAAACTTGCTCGGTTTTTTTTACGATCCTGCTTACGGCACAACCACGGCAAGCATTGTTGCACAGGTAACACCGTCGAGTTACAGCCCTAATTTTGGAGAAACCCCGGTGATAGATTCTGTTGCTATAAATATTCCGTATTATAGTACAGTTGTTGATGCCGATACAGATGGCAACTCTATTTACCGATTGGATTCTGTTTTTGGAAATACCGAAGCCAAAATAAAACTGTCTATTTACCAAAACAATTATTTTCTATTGGAATATGACCCCAGTGGTGGTTCAACTTCAACCCAGAATTACTACTCTAATGCCAGTAGCAGCACAGAAAATTCTATACTAACACCCCAAGGTAACACCATCAATTTTGATGAGCATGTTGTCGATACCATCTACCAAACAAACAACTTTTTACCAAGTGCAAAGCCCAATTTTATTGGCACAGCTACCGATACGACACGCTCTGCGCCTGCCTTCCATGTTAAATTGGAATCAGATGAAGCTAAATTATTCTGGAAAAACACCATTCTTGATAAAGAAGGTGATGTTGTTTTAGATAATCCTGGCGACTTTAAAAACTATTTTAGAGGCCTTTACCTAAAAGCAGAAGCCATTAATAACGATGGGCAAATGGTATTACTCAATTTAGCCAATGCCAATATCACCATACATTATACTTATGGTGCGGCAGATTCACGATTACAATCTACTTACACCCTTAATTTTTCGGGTAATATTTTAAATACGTTTATTAATAACTTTGACCAACCTTTGGAAGATGGCAATGCTACCGAAGGCGATCCGCACTTTACCTTAAAGGTACTGAAGGCTCTATGGCTGTTGTTGATCTGTTCAGTGGAATGGTTGAATGCGAAGATGAAGATGGCACCATTACCATGA